One part of the Falco peregrinus isolate bFalPer1 chromosome 14, bFalPer1.pri, whole genome shotgun sequence genome encodes these proteins:
- the LOC129785684 gene encoding E3 ubiquitin-protein ligase RBBP6-like: MSCVHYKFSSRLNSDVVTFHGPHISLRDLRRQIMGRERLKATHCDLQVTNAQTMEEYTDDNALIPRHSSVTVRRVPVRGVKATGKTDLGSRTGPASRTSKEVCKNTS; encoded by the exons ATGTCGTGTGTCCACTACaagttctcctccaggctgaactccgATGTGGTCACCTTTCACGGCCCCCACATCTCCCTGCGCGACCTCAGGCGCCAGATCATGGGCCGCGAGAGGCTGAAGGCGACCCACTGCGACCTGCAGGTCACCAACGCCCAGACCATGGAAG aatacacagatgacAATGCCCTGATTCCAAGGCACTCATCGGTAACTGTTAGGAGAGTCCCTGTTAGAGGAGTTAAAGCTACCGGCAAGACAGACCTTGG aagTCGAACTGGGCCAGCGAGTAGAACATCAAAAGAGgtatgtaaaaacacaagctga